One Prunus dulcis chromosome 7, ALMONDv2, whole genome shotgun sequence DNA segment encodes these proteins:
- the LOC117635559 gene encoding cyclic dof factor 2-like isoform X2 — protein MQVNEARVNAKTNSKQAENRILEQEEDFQKPDKALPCPRCNSLDTKFCYFNNYNVNQPRHFCKNCQRYWTAGGTMRSVPVGAGRRKNKHLASQYHQIIVSSDGVPSTRLETTDSINHQLLSCRKSLSTFGLPDRAGTVLKFGHEAPLCESMDTVVNLRDPRTCVEIGSVSGRESGDEPSCVSSVTVCGNQGSELSKNILQRDRIGLQGSCSEPNISPPLNYYPVAPLVFPWNPGWRNAASPAAPQHSQSICVQNCTAPNQVQWYPTPVLVVPGPCPQSIPLQTVPAPYWGLLPVCPAGMGNLSLSGSNGCLSPSSSTSNSCCSGNGSPILGKHSRDSNIMDEEKSENRVLVPKPLRVDDPDEALKSPIWASLGIKRDLKTRVFRTSKSMTEGKSHIFIPNHRSNSSSSF, from the coding sequence ATGCAGGTGAATGAGGCAAGAGTAAATGCTAAAACCAATTCAAAACAAGCGGAGAACAGAATTTTAGAGCAAGAGGAAGATTTTCAGAAGCCAGACAAGGCCCTTCCTTGTCCACGATGCAACAGCCTAGACACAAAGTTTTGTTACTTCAATAACTACAATGTCAACCAACCTAGGCACTTCTGCAAAAACTGCCAAAGATATTGGACAGCTGGGGGAACAATGAGAAGTGTTCCTGTGGGTGCTGGGCGACGAAAGAACAAGCATCTTGCTTCCCAATACCATCAGATAATAGTATCCTCTGATGGAGTACCATCAACCAGGTTAGAAACCACAGATTCCATTAACCATCAACTTCTCTCATGCAGAAAATCTTTAAGCACTTTTGGTCTTCCAGATAGAGCTGGAACAGTACTAAAATTTGGCCATGAAGCACCTCTTTGTGAATCTATGGATACTGTGGTTAATCTTAGGGATCCAAGGACCTGTGTTGAGATAGGTTCTGTCAGTGGCAGAGAAAGTGGAGACGAGCCCTCATGCGTGTCTTCCGTGACAGTATGTGGTAACCAGGGAAGTGAattatccaaaaatattttgcAGAGGGATAGGATTGGGTTACAAGGGTCTTGTAGTGAGCCTAATATCTCACCTCCTTTGAATTACTACCCAGTTGCTCCATTGGTTTTCCCTTGGAATCCAGGTTGGCGAAATGCAGCTTCTCCTGCAGCACCACAGCATTCTCAATCCATTTGTGTACAAAATTGCACGGCTCCTAATCAAGTCCAGTGGTACCCCACACCAGTTCTGGTCGTTCCTGGCCCTTGCCCACAAAGCATTCCCTTACAAACTGTTCCAGCACCGTATTGGGGCCTTTTGCCCGTATGCCCTGCTGGAATGGGAAATTTATCGTTGTCTGGATCTAATGGTTGCTTATCTCCATCATCCTCTACAAGTAATAGTTGCTGCTCAGGCAATGGCTCACCGATCCTTGGCAAGCATTCGAGGGATTCAAATATTATGGATGAAGAGAAATCAGAAAACCGTGTTTTGGTTCCAAAACCTTTGAGAGTTGATGACCCGGATGAGGCTTTGAAGAGTCCTATATGGGCCAGTTTAGGCATTAAGCGCGACCTCAAAACGCGAGTTTTTAGAACATCAAAATCTATGACAGAAGGCAAGAGCCATATATTCATCCCCAATCATAGAAGCAATTCTAGCAGCTCTTTCTGA
- the LOC117635559 gene encoding cyclic dof factor 2-like isoform X1, translating into MYVKAKAISFCGDMSETESRSNENSNDIKLFGRTIPLLQTQIEAITGKNSQVPPKSQFMDSCSELTKAEADGPCAENSVQAGTSAICKKEEKSRMQVNEARVNAKTNSKQAENRILEQEEDFQKPDKALPCPRCNSLDTKFCYFNNYNVNQPRHFCKNCQRYWTAGGTMRSVPVGAGRRKNKHLASQYHQIIVSSDGVPSTRLETTDSINHQLLSCRKSLSTFGLPDRAGTVLKFGHEAPLCESMDTVVNLRDPRTCVEIGSVSGRESGDEPSCVSSVTVCGNQGSELSKNILQRDRIGLQGSCSEPNISPPLNYYPVAPLVFPWNPGWRNAASPAAPQHSQSICVQNCTAPNQVQWYPTPVLVVPGPCPQSIPLQTVPAPYWGLLPVCPAGMGNLSLSGSNGCLSPSSSTSNSCCSGNGSPILGKHSRDSNIMDEEKSENRVLVPKPLRVDDPDEALKSPIWASLGIKRDLKTRVFRTSKSMTEGKSHIFIPNHRSNSSSSF; encoded by the exons ATGTATGTCAAGGCAAAGGCAATCAGTTTTTGCGGAGATATGTCTGAGACTGAGAGCAGAAGCAATGAAAATAGCAATGACATCAAGCTCTTTGGGAGGACCATTCCATTGCTTCAAACTCAGATTGAAGCTATCACTGGCAAGAATTCCCAGGTTCCACCCAAGTCTCAATTCATG GATTCTTGCAGTGAATTAACAAAAGCAGAAGCTGATGGCCCTTGTGCAGAAAATTCTGTGCAGGCAGGGACTTCAGCGATTTgcaagaaggaagaaaaaagtcGGATGCAGGTGAATGAGGCAAGAGTAAATGCTAAAACCAATTCAAAACAAGCGGAGAACAGAATTTTAGAGCAAGAGGAAGATTTTCAGAAGCCAGACAAGGCCCTTCCTTGTCCACGATGCAACAGCCTAGACACAAAGTTTTGTTACTTCAATAACTACAATGTCAACCAACCTAGGCACTTCTGCAAAAACTGCCAAAGATATTGGACAGCTGGGGGAACAATGAGAAGTGTTCCTGTGGGTGCTGGGCGACGAAAGAACAAGCATCTTGCTTCCCAATACCATCAGATAATAGTATCCTCTGATGGAGTACCATCAACCAGGTTAGAAACCACAGATTCCATTAACCATCAACTTCTCTCATGCAGAAAATCTTTAAGCACTTTTGGTCTTCCAGATAGAGCTGGAACAGTACTAAAATTTGGCCATGAAGCACCTCTTTGTGAATCTATGGATACTGTGGTTAATCTTAGGGATCCAAGGACCTGTGTTGAGATAGGTTCTGTCAGTGGCAGAGAAAGTGGAGACGAGCCCTCATGCGTGTCTTCCGTGACAGTATGTGGTAACCAGGGAAGTGAattatccaaaaatattttgcAGAGGGATAGGATTGGGTTACAAGGGTCTTGTAGTGAGCCTAATATCTCACCTCCTTTGAATTACTACCCAGTTGCTCCATTGGTTTTCCCTTGGAATCCAGGTTGGCGAAATGCAGCTTCTCCTGCAGCACCACAGCATTCTCAATCCATTTGTGTACAAAATTGCACGGCTCCTAATCAAGTCCAGTGGTACCCCACACCAGTTCTGGTCGTTCCTGGCCCTTGCCCACAAAGCATTCCCTTACAAACTGTTCCAGCACCGTATTGGGGCCTTTTGCCCGTATGCCCTGCTGGAATGGGAAATTTATCGTTGTCTGGATCTAATGGTTGCTTATCTCCATCATCCTCTACAAGTAATAGTTGCTGCTCAGGCAATGGCTCACCGATCCTTGGCAAGCATTCGAGGGATTCAAATATTATGGATGAAGAGAAATCAGAAAACCGTGTTTTGGTTCCAAAACCTTTGAGAGTTGATGACCCGGATGAGGCTTTGAAGAGTCCTATATGGGCCAGTTTAGGCATTAAGCGCGACCTCAAAACGCGAGTTTTTAGAACATCAAAATCTATGACAGAAGGCAAGAGCCATATATTCATCCCCAATCATAGAAGCAATTCTAGCAGCTCTTTCTGA